Proteins found in one Panicum hallii strain FIL2 chromosome 4, PHallii_v3.1, whole genome shotgun sequence genomic segment:
- the LOC112889442 gene encoding 40S ribosomal protein S24-1-like: MADSKAAAAVTLRTRKFMTNRLLSRKQFVLEVIHPGRPNVSKAELKERLAKVYEVKDPNCIFVFKFRTHFGGGKSTGFGLIYDNLEAAKKFEPKYRLIRNGLATKVEKSRKQMKERKNRAKKIRGVKKTKAGDAKKK; the protein is encoded by the exons ATGGCAGACTCGaaggccgccgcggcggtgacCCTCCGCACGCGCAAGTTCATGACCAACCGCCTCCTCTCACGCAAGCAGTTCGTGCTCGAGGTTATCCACCCCGGGCGCCCCAACGTCTCCAAG GCGGAGCTGAAGGAGAGGCTGGCGAAGGTGTACGAGGTCAAAGACCCCAACTGCATCTTCGTCTTCAAGTTCCGCACCCACTTCGGAGGCGGCAAGTCCACCGGCTTCGGTCTCATCTACGACAACCTCGAGGCCGCCAAGAAGTTCGAGCCCAAGTATCGCCTCATCAGG AATGGTCTTGCTACCAAGGTAGAGAAGTCTCGTAAGCAGATGAAGGAGCGGAAGAACAGGGCAAAGAAGATCCGTGGTGTAAAGAAG ACGAAGGCTGGAGATGCCAAGAAGAAGTAA